In Parasteatoda tepidariorum isolate YZ-2023 chromosome 2, CAS_Ptep_4.0, whole genome shotgun sequence, one DNA window encodes the following:
- the LOC139424981 gene encoding uncharacterized protein translates to MYPAKGLSEVSFHTDLPVAVNKQNDHPSVLRQAALERIYTIPTETVQIYTDGSKDEDNHTGSGIFIKSTMSEIKIQKRNPDHCSVFRSELIAIDDGLASILSPSIPKEIWILTDSRSAVQHLASWHRGRDNTSKNIFCKLLHLSKYCRIHVQWIPSHVDISGNEMADSLAKAGAAEANAPPVSLTSSELFSIAKAKNQSAWLTPPSRNWYQGPRPGSCLTADKDHQSQTAITRLRCGHLKSLRCSGGESALPSVPSALRPRHPLNIYWTASVF, encoded by the coding sequence ATGTACCCTGCGAAAGGTCTTTCGGAGGTGTCTTTCCACACCGATCTCCCGGTGGCTGTCAACAAGCAAAATGATCACCCTTCAGTTCTTAGACAAGCAGCACTTGAGAGAATCTACACTATCCCAACGGAGACTGTTCAAATATATACGGATGGAAGCAAGGACGAAGACAATCACACCGGGAGTGGGATCTTCATCAAATCTACGATGAGTGAAATCAAGATCCAGAAAAGGAATCCCGACCACTGCTCCGTTTTTCGGAGCGAGCTTATCGCCATCGATGATGGACTTGCCTCAATACTATCTCCTTCAATTCCGAAAGAGATTTGGATCCTTACCGACAGTAGAAGCGCGGTTCAGCACTTGGCTAGCTGGCACAGAGGGAGAGACAATACTAGCAAGAACATCTTTTGTAAACTTTTACACCTCTCCAAATATTGTCGAATTCATGTACAATGGATACCCTCACACGTAGATATATCAGGCAATGAAATGGCAGATAGTCTTGCCAAGGCAGGTGCAGCTGAGGCCAATGCGCCTCCAGTATCTCTTACATCCTCAGAGCTCTTCTCCATTGCTAAAGCCAAAAATCAATCAGCATGGCTCACTCCACCCAGTCGCAATTGGTACCAGGGTCCCAGACCGGGTAGCTGTTTGACAGCTGACAAAGACCATCAGTCTCAAACCGCCATCACACGTCTCCGCTGTGGACACCTGAAATCACTGAGGTGCTCTGGAGGGGAAAGTGCTTTGCCCTCTGTACCAAGTGCTCTTCGGCCCAGGCATCCCCTGAACATCTACTGGACTGCCTCGGTCTTTTAA